TCATCCACCTCGTCGACCTCGGTTGGCGCACGCAGGACGCGTACATCGGTCAGAACATCGCCCAACCGAACATGCGTGGCTTCCAGCCGGTCGAGCGCTTCTTCCCGGTCCGCAGATTTCTCCAGATCGAGGCCACCTTCTTTGGCAATCGCCTGAAGATCCTGTGCCAGCCACTGGCGTTCCAATGCGGCATTGCCTGCCCCCTCCCGCAGGCGCGCGGCCACAGCCTCGGCATCGATGCCTGTGCCTTGCAACGCCACGGCCAGTTTTGGTGCCACCTCGCCATCGTCAAGACGCGCAAGGTGATCTTCACTTAAGTTCGGCATTGCATAGATGCCGTCCCGGGACGGAGCATCGACCAGGGCGGCGGAGCGATCCCCGAGCGGGTTCAAATGCGCGACCGAGGCCAGAACGTCGGTCAGCTTGCGCTCGATCACCGGCCGCTCGGCCGCCGGCGCCCTGTCGATCGCCGCCTCGATCTGGCGAATGTTCTGAGAAAACTCGGTGATCAGCGTGTCGAACGCTGCTTCGTCTTGGGACATGTAGATGGCTCCGTCAGATTGAATCTGACCGCCACTGGCAAGGATGGTGCTGGCCCTCTCGAGCGCTTCGGCCACGTCTTCGAAATTCGAGCGTGACGCCTCCGCCGCGAGCCCGCGATAGATCAGGGCATTCTGTCGGACAGTTTCCAAAGCGGCCGCCAGGTCAGCGCCGGTTCTCTGGCGCTCGACAGGGGGACGGCCCTCGTCGCGGGCCTTGTAGATTTCATCGATCTCGGCGCGGTAGGTCGTGACGCCGCGATCCAGCCGACGCGTCGCCTGAAGGCGGATCCCATGAACTTGGGCCGCCTCGACCATCGCCTCGCGAAAGGCGTCGTAGTTGAAGTGATGATCCTTCCCGAGAAAGAACATTTCGCCATCCTTGCTGCGGCGGTTCAGAACGATATGCGCATGTGGATGCGCGCGATCTTGGTGTATTGCAGCAATATAGTCGAATTGCGACACCTCACCTTGAAAGAACTTCTCGCAGACCGCCTGGGTGATATCGCGCACATCCTCGCCACTGGTCCCAACCGGGAATGCCATCAGCAGATGCGACGTATGGCCAAGCTTGGGGCTGTAGCGCTCGTTCCACTGGTTCTCGAACCGCCGCGCCACTCGGTTGATCTCGGCTTCCGAGAGCTGCTTCTTCCCGTCATGGGTGCCGCGACTGTCGAGGATATGGGTCGACTTCGTCGTGAGATATGTGAGCTGCGCCCGTAGCTGCGCCCCGGTGTGGCAGCCCCCTTTCGAGATAGCCTTGAAGATCGCTGGCGAATAGCCGCGCGCGGCCCGAACCATCTGCGCGCCCTTGGAAAGCCCCTGCCAGGATCCCGAAACCCGGCTCCAGCCGCGGTCGAAGAGCGCCGGGTCGATGCCCCGGACCCGGTCACTCCGCACCATTCGCATCCCCCACGGCGAGGCCCGCCAGGGCGGAGCTGATCTCAAGGTCCAGCACGCTGCGCCGCGCACGCGACATCTCCTGGACCTGGTCGGCCAGATCGAAGACCAGACCGGCAAGTGCGCGGACGTCACGGTGACTTGAGGCCGGGTAGGACAGTCTCTCGCCCCGCACCTTGGCCTCGTTCAGACGTCGCGCGATCTGGTTGACGTTGTTGCCGACCCGGTTGAGCGCGGCGCCGAGGCTGCGCAACTCGTCACACATCTCGTCGTCGGGCAGGAAGACACCTTCGGCCGCCAGCATCAGGCGGCGCATGGCATCCGAGCGGTGCGCAATCCCACGCCGCGACAGCGCCGCGTCGAACCGGCGCAGGTCGTCGTCCGAGACCCGGATCCCCACAACCCGCGATCGGCTGCCGTTCGCTGTCTGACGCTCACCCCAGTGGTTCACCACGTTGTAGATCGTCTTAAGGCTGACATCGTAGCGGGCTGCCAACGACGCCGCGGAGACGCCGTTCCGGCGGTCCTGGGCGATGGTCGATCGCTCGATCTCTGACAGTCTACGACGGCGGGGCATTTTGAAGTTAACGTTCCTATTTCTTGCCAACTTCGTACAAGCCCGCCGACTCCCAACGCAAGTGGAGTCGGCCATAAGGGATTGTACTCAATATAGAAAATCGCCCTGCAGGGGCGATTTCCCGTCCTTTGTCAAATGGATCGCGCGTCGCGCTCATTGCACCACGCGATGTGGTCTCCGCACCGCGCATCACGTCTTTCGCGCCCCGTCTCTTGCACCCTGCAAGACGGGTTTTGCTGAGTGCTGACCGTCTCGCGTCACCCGCAGAACGACATACGCGAGACTGCCTCCCGTCGTCTGGAGCGCGCTATCCGTCACCTGCATTCCGTCCGCAGCACATCGCCAAGCGCATCCCGACATTTGGAGGGTGTGTGGTGCCCCGCGACGAATGCTGAAGGCGCCACGGCAGACGTCGCACGGTCATCGCACAACGCCACCCGCTGCATGCCAAACGCGGGTCGCATCCCGACTTCTGCTTGACCCCTCCGCCTCATGCGTTTAGCGACATTTTTGCATTATTGTTGCGATTCACTATTTTTGCGGAGGATCAGAATGCCGAACGAAAATCTTGTGGTGATCGCAGCGATGGCCCGGAAGGGGGGCAGTGGAAAAACGACGCTTTCGCGCGCCTTGATCAGCGCCGCGATCGCCGCCGGACGCAGAGTGATGTTGATCGACACGGACAGCACGAGAGTACTCGGTGCCTGGCATGCTCGGGCGGAAGCCGGTGGGCTGAGTTCGCCGCTTCTCTGCTCGGCCACCGTCGAAAGCGTGGCGGGTGTCGAGGATCAGATCGATCAGGTCTACACGGCAGGCACGGCAGACTTCATCTTCATCGATACCGCAGGGGTCGGTGCCGAATGGTCAGACGGCATCGCGGTGCTTGCGGACCACATTGTGACGCCCGTCATGCTGTCGACGTCTGATTTCGATGTCGGAGCGCAGACTTCTGATTGGTTTGAGAAACTGAAATCCCGTGTTGACGACCCCTCCAGCCTTCCGCGCCACCACGTCGTCCTCAACATGGTCGACCCGAAAACGACCCGTGCTGACGCCGCCCTGATTGAAGAAGCGCTCACCCGTTTTCCGGTGATTGAGACCGTCATGATGCGACGAAACACTTACAAGGAGATGGATCAGAAGGGGCTTCTCCACGCCTTGGCGCTGGAAAAGCAATCTGATCCAAACCCTCTGATGCGTCCACATGTACGTCATGTCGTCGAGGCGCTCGAGGAGGCGACGGACATCCTCAACAATATTCTTGCTGCGTGAGGACAGTCGATTGCGCAAGAAGATCCCGACCATCACTAGGCCCGACCCAGCCTACGCCGCCACCCTGCAACAGGGTGACCGCGAGATTCCCGGGAAGGAAGATGAGGCACAGGTCACAGCAACAAAGACAGGCACCCCAGCCGCTGACGTTGACGCGGATCGGCACGGGTCAGAGCTTGTGCCGGAAGGTGCCGTGGCGCCGCACCAAGTCACCGCGAAAAGCTCAGACCCGCATACCAGCCTGAGAGCTCCCGTATCGGCGCGCGCTTTGAGCCCCACCCGGAAGATCGACATCAGGGTCAACGCACTCGAACGACAGGAAGCAGCGCTGCAGGCTTGTGGTGTCGAGCCAGCACATGTGGTGCGCGCCGCCCTGCGCCGTGCAGTCAAAGGCTGGCAACTGTCGCCGGTCTTCGCGCCAATCGCGGAGGAGCGGCGCACTCGAAA
The nucleotide sequence above comes from Frigidibacter mobilis. Encoded proteins:
- the mobC gene encoding plasmid mobilization relaxosome protein MobC, with amino-acid sequence MPRRRRLSEIERSTIAQDRRNGVSAASLAARYDVSLKTIYNVVNHWGERQTANGSRSRVVGIRVSDDDLRRFDAALSRRGIAHRSDAMRRLMLAAEGVFLPDDEMCDELRSLGAALNRVGNNVNQIARRLNEAKVRGERLSYPASSHRDVRALAGLVFDLADQVQEMSRARRSVLDLEISSALAGLAVGDANGAE
- a CDS encoding division plane positioning ATPase MipZ — protein: MPNENLVVIAAMARKGGSGKTTLSRALISAAIAAGRRVMLIDTDSTRVLGAWHARAEAGGLSSPLLCSATVESVAGVEDQIDQVYTAGTADFIFIDTAGVGAEWSDGIAVLADHIVTPVMLSTSDFDVGAQTSDWFEKLKSRVDDPSSLPRHHVVLNMVDPKTTRADAALIEEALTRFPVIETVMMRRNTYKEMDQKGLLHALALEKQSDPNPLMRPHVRHVVEALEEATDILNNILAA
- a CDS encoding relaxase/mobilization nuclease domain-containing protein; translation: MVRSDRVRGIDPALFDRGWSRVSGSWQGLSKGAQMVRAARGYSPAIFKAISKGGCHTGAQLRAQLTYLTTKSTHILDSRGTHDGKKQLSEAEINRVARRFENQWNERYSPKLGHTSHLLMAFPVGTSGEDVRDITQAVCEKFFQGEVSQFDYIAAIHQDRAHPHAHIVLNRRSKDGEMFFLGKDHHFNYDAFREAMVEAAQVHGIRLQATRRLDRGVTTYRAEIDEIYKARDEGRPPVERQRTGADLAAALETVRQNALIYRGLAAEASRSNFEDVAEALERASTILASGGQIQSDGAIYMSQDEAAFDTLITEFSQNIRQIEAAIDRAPAAERPVIERKLTDVLASVAHLNPLGDRSAALVDAPSRDGIYAMPNLSEDHLARLDDGEVAPKLAVALQGTGIDAEAVAARLREGAGNAALERQWLAQDLQAIAKEGGLDLEKSADREEALDRLEATHVRLGDVLTDVRVLRAPTEVDEVDDADEVLGERLAAPGGDLVKDGPDIFAPSERQAFRALVAQFRRTDFDHPFSDDPSVRRAGAVEVEEARAAFDAYAQRSPQHAELASMAWDQMTDSRMPPQYAVSEQDRTLHAGDMDLALRDPSDHLGPITEELRTLARYRTEMPDEEFGQAVQDEINHLRSLGASRAYISERSFEIEDQARQDYAERRYLEETAPTVMVFVRNADVEGPLSESEQQDIVQQINERLSPDAIDALRAGNADVLDKFTEDPLRQLELAKTYLQSSEVTAHGPAMERVLDALAEEQIEAQRARHAAADGEKGITHG